A DNA window from Macadamia integrifolia cultivar HAES 741 chromosome 4, SCU_Mint_v3, whole genome shotgun sequence contains the following coding sequences:
- the LOC122075574 gene encoding 1-aminocyclopropane-1-carboxylate oxidase homolog, with protein sequence MALSNPPGEYDQAKEAKEFEDTMIGVKGLLDSGISTIPRFFIQPSKILSTIRPSTTTIEIPVIDLSGIDNSFSGDSRSRIIDEIREASRRRGIFYIINHGIPDFILDNMIMAAKSFHEQPADLRAQYYPGKLGSNAVFMTIYNFRVPTGATWRDSLQVNWTPNPPELNQIPAVCREEMVAMDGYMKQLGKTLMELISEGLGVAPERLMEYMEDRLMLTHYYPYCPQPDLTLGTRPHTDSTVLTVLLHNQNDEFQVECEQGWVHVMPLPGALLVNIGDFLQVLSNDEFKSVRHRVLANSSQEPGITVAFLFLSSNTSKLCSPLPELVSPEKPPIYRSFKMHEHKQARYNIQLEDEPRTALSYFKL encoded by the exons ATGGCCTTATCTAATCCTCCTGGAGAGTATGATCAAGCCAAAGAAGCTAAGGAGTTTGAAGATACAATGATAGGAGTCAAGGGCCTTCTTGACTCTGGCATCTCAACCATTCCAAGGTTCTTCATACAACCATCCAAGATTCTTTCTACCATCAGACCTAGTACTACCACCATTGAGATCCCGGTTATTGATCTTTCCGGCATAGATAATAGTTTCTCCGGCGACTCACGATCTAGAATCATCGATGAAATTCGAGAGGCGTCTCGTAGAAGAGGCATATTCTATATCATCAACCATGGTATTCCAGATTTTATTCTTGACAATATGATCATGGCTGCAAAATCATTCCATGAACAACCAGCTGACCTTAGGGCACAATACTACCCCGGAAAGCTAGGAAGTAATGCTGTATTCATGACCATTTATAACTTTAGGGTACCCACAGGAGCCACTTGGAGGGACTCACTTCAGGTGAATTGGACACCAAATCCACCTGAGCTTAACCAGATTCCGGCAGTTTGTCGTGAAGAGATGGTGGCAATGGATGGATATATGAAGCAACTAGGGAAAACCCTAATGGAGCTTATTAGTGAAGGGTTAGGTGTAGCTCCTGAGAGGTTGATGGAATACATGGAGGATAGACTTATGTTGACACATTACTATCCTTACTGTCCTCAACCTGACCTGACTTTGGGGACACGTCCTCATACAGATTCTACAGTTTTGACTGTGTTGCTGCATAACCAGAATGATGAGTTTCAAGTGGAGTGTGAGCAGGGGTGGGTTCATGTCATGCCCTTACCAGGTGCACTCTTGGTTAATATTGGAGACTTCCTTCAG GTGCTTTCTAATGATGAGTTCAAGTCTGTTAGACACCGAGTGTTGGCCAACAGTTCTCAAGAGCCAGGGATCACAGTTGCCTTCTTATTTTTATCATCTAACACATCGAAACTTTGCAGTCCATTGCCAGAGTTAGTCTCACCAGAGAAACCACCTATTTATAGGAGTTTCAAAATGCATGAACACAAGCAGGCTCGCTACAATATCCAGCTGGAGGATGAACCAAGAACAGCTTTAAGCTACTTCAAGCTctga
- the LOC122077262 gene encoding uncharacterized protein LOC122077262 → MARSVSQTLIRISSSPSFLSTKSPSLALSSRFLNHRNRSNRSEKAQLIEVDLDSENEVEVLGMRRLEDAIHGIIVRRSAPDWLPFLPGSSYWVPPRKRPHGILELVGKLANPLTEEESLSLSTVRGWPSSAYFVEGASPYPVDCDTNTKKTSQSEDEEG, encoded by the exons ATGGCTCGATCCGTCTCCCAGACCCTAATCCGaatctcctcttctccctcgtTTCTCTCAACTAAAAGCCCATCTCTCGCACTATCTTCACGCTTTCTAAACCACAGGAATAGATCGAATCGTTCCGAGAAAGCGCAGCTGATCGAGGTAGATCTCGATTCCGAGAACGAAGTCGAGGTTCTGGGAATGAGAAGACTTGAAGATGCAATCCATGGAATCATCGTTAGAAGATCGGCACCGGATTGGCTTCCGTTTCTACCTGGATCGTCTTACTGGGTTCCTCCTCGGAAACGGCCTCATGGAATCCTTGAGTTGGTTGGTAAGTTAGCGAATCCATTGACGGAGGAGGAATCGCTTTCTCTTTCAACTGTTCGTGGTTGGCCTTCGTCTGCATATTTTGTTGAAG GTGCATCTCCATATCCGGTGGATTGTGATACTAATACAAAGAAAACTTCCCAATCCgaggatgaggaaggatga